A window of Panicum virgatum strain AP13 chromosome 8K, P.virgatum_v5, whole genome shotgun sequence contains these coding sequences:
- the LOC120646094 gene encoding probable F-box protein At2g36090, whose amino-acid sequence MAAAGLSGGLGATDGAGAEAGTTATAIEDLPPDVLALVLRRLDGASLAAVGCACSGLRALAADPATWRALCLAMWPSVRGVPSFCGGGHRALFADAFPFPPPRALPARLVSAVDLHHGGPCILSRVVETDAASGWFLGSPFRVDALVQEGFSAPTPVAPADLALSWILVDPATGRAVNASSRRPVSVDRKWLTGDAVARFAVALGGGVALEAAVVCDERYGYVREVSLCAEDGDGGGVSGRDALAAVAAAMAGVRRGHRGAEGEARLRYEEFVGGKRARKEWKARREGMLDLCCSGVGAAAFLGFLVMLTLR is encoded by the coding sequence atggccgccgccggcttgaGCGGTGGTCTCGGCGCAacggacggcgccggcgccgaggcggggacgacggcgacggccatcGAGGACCTCCCCCCGGACGTCCTGGCGCTCGTGCTCCGCCGCCTCGACGGCGCGTCGCTGGCCGCCGTCGGGTGCGCGTGCTCCGGCctccgcgccctcgccgccgacccggCCACCTGGCGCGCGCTCTGCCTCGCCATGTGGCCCTCCGTCCGCGGCGTCCCGTCGttctgcggcggcgggcaccGGGCGCTCttcgccgacgccttcccgttcccgccgccgcgggccctgCCGGCGCGCCTCGTCTCGGCCGTGGACCTCCACCACGGCGGCCCCTGCATCCTGTCCCGCGTCGTGGAGACGGACGCCGCCTCGGGCTGGTTCCTCGGCTCCCCGTTCCGCGTCGACGCGCTCGTGCAGGAGGGCTTCTCGGCGCCGACGCCCGTCGCGCCCGCGGACCTGGCGCTCAGCTGGATCCTCGTCGACCCGGCGACCGGCCGCGCCGTGAACGCGTCCAGCCGCCGCCCCGTCTCCGTCGACCGCAAGTGGCTCACGGGGGACGCCGTGGCGCGGTTCGCCGtcgcgctcggcggcggcgtggccctgGAGGCCGCCGTCGTCTGCGACGAGCGCTACGGCTACGTCCGGGAGGTGAGCCTGTGCGcggaggacggcgacggcggcggggtcaGCGGCCGGGACGCGctggccgcggtcgccgcggccatggcgggagTCAGGCGGGGCCACCGCGGCGCGGAGGGCGAGGCCAGGCTGCGGTACGAGGAGTTCGTCGGGGGGAAGCGGGCGCGCAAGGAGTGGAAGGCCAGGCGGGAGGGCATGCTCGACCTCTGCTGCTCCggcgtcggcgcggcggcgttcctcGGCTTCCTCGTCATGCTCACGCTCCGGTGA